A window of the Synechococcus sp. JA-3-3Ab genome harbors these coding sequences:
- a CDS encoding peptidase M8, giving the protein MSPRKRLFWLMATFLLGILAACGLASGPSLLSRPETSSPAPEGGVAAYYDGNPQSVTIRDAAIAFAIASGITQPSQIVSFVNNVLRLQPPLTLAEVTTANPNPVAISDFDGDGTPGTIRDAAILFAIATLQTRDANRINTFVNTVLRLQPPLNLTPEQAARLPGPGFVPPTSPPTASPSPTPPPPPEDPSTPTPLPVPPTPTPSPPPPTPTPSPSPSPGGFNIEIEFIDNSLSPSQREVVLRAARRWEQIITGDLPDVTLTLQAGFCGAGFPPTPLVNRPVDDLLVQVTGARLLSGPDSDGPSRVLAQAGPCGPLRPGIDIIPYARMGIDPADLNRLEEQRSLFDVVLHELGHALGFGTVPNWRPLLLNSGTTNPRFAGRQATAEYNSLGGSGNVPVEVEPPPESHWRRTLGLELMTPVLPPPPARPALSRITAAAMQDLGFTGVNLSAADPYALPPEGRIRPGEGLFLGNDAVFGPIGGEIHPLP; this is encoded by the coding sequence ATGAGCCCCCGCAAGCGGCTGTTTTGGTTAATGGCAACTTTTCTCCTTGGAATTCTGGCTGCTTGTGGGCTAGCTAGCGGGCCCAGCCTCCTCAGTCGCCCAGAGACTTCATCGCCCGCCCCAGAAGGAGGCGTTGCTGCCTACTACGACGGCAACCCGCAATCGGTAACCATCCGCGATGCCGCCATTGCCTTTGCCATTGCCAGCGGGATCACCCAGCCCAGCCAGATTGTTAGCTTTGTCAACAACGTCTTGAGGCTACAGCCCCCCCTCACTTTGGCCGAGGTGACCACCGCCAACCCCAACCCTGTGGCCATTTCTGACTTTGATGGAGACGGCACGCCAGGCACCATTCGGGATGCGGCTATTTTGTTTGCCATTGCCACTTTGCAGACCCGCGACGCCAACCGCATCAACACCTTCGTCAACACCGTTTTGCGGCTGCAACCTCCCCTCAACCTGACGCCTGAACAGGCAGCCAGACTGCCAGGGCCAGGATTTGTTCCCCCCACAAGTCCTCCAACGGCCTCCCCTTCGCCGACACCACCCCCCCCACCGGAAGATCCATCGACACCAACCCCCTTGCCAGTTCCACCAACGCCAACGCCCTCACCTCCTCCACCAACGCCAACCCCCTCGCCATCTCCGTCTCCTGGTGGGTTTAACATCGAGATTGAGTTTATCGACAACAGCCTCAGCCCCTCCCAGCGAGAGGTTGTGCTTCGGGCAGCCCGGCGGTGGGAACAGATCATCACCGGCGACTTGCCCGACGTCACCCTAACTCTGCAGGCTGGCTTCTGCGGAGCTGGCTTCCCCCCGACTCCTCTGGTCAACCGGCCTGTGGATGACCTCTTGGTTCAGGTAACTGGCGCTCGGCTTCTCTCCGGCCCCGATAGCGATGGCCCGAGTAGAGTTCTGGCTCAGGCAGGCCCCTGCGGCCCTCTTCGGCCTGGGATCGACATCATCCCCTATGCCAGGATGGGGATCGACCCAGCGGATTTGAATCGGCTAGAGGAGCAGAGATCCCTCTTTGACGTTGTCCTGCACGAGCTGGGCCATGCTCTGGGGTTTGGCACCGTCCCCAACTGGCGTCCTCTTCTCCTCAACAGCGGCACCACCAACCCGCGCTTTGCCGGCCGGCAGGCCACGGCTGAGTACAACAGCCTGGGCGGATCTGGGAATGTGCCGGTGGAGGTTGAGCCACCTCCCGAAAGTCACTGGCGGCGAACCCTAGGGTTGGAGCTGATGACGCCGGTGCTGCCACCGCCACCTGCACGCCCTGCTCTTAGTCGTATTACGGCTGCAGCCATGCAAGACTTGGGGTTCACGGGCGTCAACCTGTCTGCTGCGGATCCCTATGCCCTGCCGCCAGAGGGACGCATCCGACCAGGAGAGGGGCTTTTCCTGGGGAACGATGCGGTTTTTGGCCCAATTGGGGGCGAGATCCATCCTCTTCCCTGA
- a CDS encoding class I SAM-dependent methyltransferase, which produces MAKTAVSNPVQAQFDEFPYPNVPIEQTVTDNFALFANSITTARYLRDRKVVSPEGKVILNAGCGSGWETLVVATANPGARYVGVDISPESIKTAEQRFKFHKIENARFYVMDITDMSALGEEFDFIACNDVLYLLDDPVAGLKGMRQVLKPDGIIRTNVHSLYQRQFIFNMQEAMELLGVMDEPAAKAVPLLREVMEALTDASFVKSHWQGDAIKTTAGILANFLLRSDKGFTVPQVFEMLRQAGLEFISMVNWQQWKLERVLTKPVPYSMRQLNKLSEEQKLHFIELIFPNMTRLIDFWCGHPGIPKPEPFTNDEWWNGTVQAHPLLVRLDAKQAFLNAIRDNGPVNINGWPGAEGNITIDPFSVRWLVDVFGPLPVPVQSLVHKTMEIMDWTQEEAFSQVLANLKFLEERLVILLDSPLR; this is translated from the coding sequence ATGGCAAAGACCGCTGTGTCTAACCCCGTCCAGGCGCAGTTTGACGAGTTTCCCTACCCAAATGTGCCAATTGAGCAGACGGTTACCGACAACTTTGCTTTGTTTGCCAACAGCATCACGACGGCCAGGTACCTAAGGGATCGCAAGGTGGTATCCCCGGAAGGCAAGGTGATCCTCAATGCCGGCTGCGGCTCCGGTTGGGAAACCTTAGTTGTGGCAACAGCCAACCCCGGCGCCCGCTATGTGGGAGTAGATATTTCCCCAGAGTCTATCAAGACAGCGGAGCAGCGTTTCAAGTTCCACAAGATCGAGAACGCCCGCTTTTACGTTATGGACATTACCGACATGAGCGCGCTGGGGGAGGAGTTTGATTTTATTGCCTGCAACGACGTTCTCTACCTCCTGGACGACCCAGTTGCCGGTTTGAAAGGCATGCGGCAGGTGCTCAAGCCCGATGGGATCATCCGCACCAATGTTCACAGCCTTTACCAGCGTCAGTTTATCTTCAACATGCAGGAGGCCATGGAGCTGCTGGGGGTGATGGATGAGCCGGCAGCTAAAGCGGTGCCCCTGCTGCGGGAGGTGATGGAAGCGCTCACCGACGCCAGCTTTGTCAAAAGCCACTGGCAAGGAGATGCCATCAAAACCACAGCGGGTATCCTGGCCAATTTCCTGCTGCGCAGCGACAAGGGCTTTACGGTGCCCCAAGTGTTTGAGATGTTGAGGCAGGCCGGTCTTGAGTTTATCAGCATGGTGAATTGGCAGCAGTGGAAGCTGGAGAGGGTCTTGACTAAGCCAGTGCCCTACTCGATGCGGCAACTCAATAAGTTAAGCGAGGAGCAAAAACTTCACTTCATCGAGCTGATTTTCCCCAACATGACCCGCTTGATTGATTTTTGGTGCGGGCACCCCGGCATTCCCAAGCCCGAGCCGTTTACAAACGACGAATGGTGGAACGGCACCGTACAAGCCCACCCCCTTTTGGTGAGGTTGGATGCCAAGCAGGCTTTTCTCAACGCCATTCGCGACAACGGCCCTGTCAACATCAACGGCTGGCCGGGAGCTGAGGGGAACATTACCATCGATCCTTTCTCGGTGCGCTGGCTGGTGGATGTCTTCGGCCCTTTGCCGGTGCCGGTGCAATCGCTGGTTCACAAAACCATGGAGATCATGGACTGGACCCAGGAAGAAGCGTTTAGTCAAGTGTTGGCCAACCTGAAGTTTTTGGAAGAACGCCTGGTCATTCTGCTGGATTCCCCACTTCGCTAG